ACGCGCACCCGATCGCGCGGCATTCCCAGGAAATCGGCGACGCCGATGCGCAGGCCGTAGGCCTTCATGTCATTCGACCAAATGGTCATCTGCCCGTCCGACGGGTCAGCCATTGCGTGCGCCGGTCCGAGCGCGGTGTGCCCCTGGAACGGGAAATCGTAGGCCGCTTCCACCACCTTGGCCGCGCTTTTCAGCGCAGCTTCGAGGTCGCCCTCCACTGCCTGCCCCTGGCCTTCGCGGGATTGCACGACGGAAGTCGGCTTGGCGGCGCGCATGTAGGTGAAAAGATTTTCCGATGTGGGGAAGGACGCCGTCGCGGGCTTTTCCCAATTGACCTTGAGTTGCCGCGAGGCCTTGATCGCCTGCTCCTCGCGCTCGCAGATCACCGCGACGTAGTTGCCCTTGCTGACCACTTTGATGAATCCGGGGATGCCGCTTACTGACGACTCATCGATGCTGATCAGCTTGGCGCCTGCAAACGCCGGTCGCACGTTGCGCGCATGAACCATGCCGGGCGCCTTGGCGTCGACAGCCCACTTGAGCGACCCGTCCACCTTGCCGGGAATTTCATAGCGCTGCGGCGACGTGCCGACGATCTTGTGTTCCTGCACCGACTTCAGTTTGGCCACGCCGGTGGTGGCGTTGATGTTGTTGCCCGTCAGGGTCATGTTGAACCGTTTGCCGCCGACCAGTTCTCCATAGCTGACTGTTTTCGCGGGATCAGTTTTGACCCTAATCACTCCCTCGCTGACCGCGAGTTGAGCGACGGGCGTCCCGAACTTCGCCGCTGCCAACTCCAGCAGGACGCGCCGAGCCTCGGCCGCCACGCGTCGCATGGGCCAGCCATCGGTCTCGATGGCATCCGAACCGCCCGATCCACCCTGATCGACAGTCTTATCAGTGATGCCCATGATGAGGTTGGTTTTGTTAAATGCGATGTCGAGTTCTTCGGACATGATCTGACGGAAAGCCGTGCCGGTTCCCTGGCCACCGTCTGTCTTGCCGACATAGAAAGTTGCGGTGCTGTCTTCATGAATCACGATCCAGGAATCGAGTTGCTTGAAGTCAGGATCGCGATAGGGACCGGCAGCCTGCGCCACCGCGGCCGCGCCTGTTTGTCCGGCAGCCTCGGGGCTGAGCAGTCCGGCGGCGGAGATCGCGCCCGCGCTCAGGCTGACCACGAACATGCCCGAGCCTTTCAGGAAATCACGGCGCGAGGTGCCCGCGTCCAACTTCTCCATGGCGTCTTGTACTTGCTGTGGAATTTTTGTGAACTGGCTCATGCGCTCACCTCCTTGCCCGCAACTTCAACGCCAGCCGAAATAACTTTCGCGGCCCGCTTGATAGCGGCTTGAATCCGGAAGTACGTCATGCAGCGACACAGAGTTTTGTCCATCCCTTCGCGTATCTGCGCATCGGTTGGATTGGGGTTCTTGTCGAGCAGCGCCTTGGCGGTCATGATCTGCCCGTTCTGGCAGAAGCCGCACTGCGGAACCTGCTCTTCGATCCAGGCCTGCTGCACGGGGTGCAGCTTGTTGTTTTGCGCGAGTCCTTCCAGCGTGGTGATCTCCGCTTTCACGCTGGAGACAGGCGTAACACACGACCGCACGGCCACGCCATTGATGATCACCGTGCACGCTCCGCACTGCCCCAGTCCGCAGCCAAAATGCGGACCCTGCAGGCCGAGATCATTGCGTAGGATATATAGCAGCGGAGTCGCCGGGTCGATATCGACGGTGTGCGACTTGCCGTTCACCTTCAATATTACGTTGCTCATTCTCCATCTCCTTGCGATCCGGATTAACGGGCCAATGTGCCACGATTTTACCAGAGAGCCGTAAACTTAATACAAGTAATCTTTTGGCCCGGCGCGCCGCGTATGCTTTTCGAGTACAAAGTTTCGAGTAGTAAAGTTGCATGGACCGCCACGGTCCATTAAACTAACTGAATACGAAATGTGAAAAGAGTAAAGGCCATCCTAGCTCAATTGGCAGAGCGCCGCATTCGTAATGCGGAGGTTCGGGGTTCGATTCCCCGGGATGGCTCCAGTTTTCACCGCCATGCTGCCTCTTCACACTTGCCGTTCGTCATCCCGAGGAGCATAGCGACGTGGGACCTGCTTTTCGCCATACACTACGTTGAGGGAGCCACGATGATCGCCTATTCCTTACGCTTCCTGTGGGTCTCATCGCGTGGCTACCGCCTGCGCCCCTGGCGCAGCCCCCTTTTGCGCTGGCGCATCGAAACCTACACCGGCATTCCCGCCGAGTCCATCACCTTCGCAATCTTCTTCCGTGAAATGTGGAACGCGCGCCGCGAACTGTGGCAGTTCCTGCGCTGGGGCGCCGCCATGCGCCGCTTGGAGCGCCAGACGCAATCACGCGCGTAATACCCTGTTCGCAATCCCGCCAAGCGTGCCTGAGGCTTTAAGTGTGTCCGCGTGGTCGAGTTAGCAACCTAGCTGTTTCGAGATCGCCTGCGTGGTGCAGTCACACGGCGACTGTTATTAGGTGCGGTGTTGGTGGATGGAGATGGAGCAGAAGCTTGCGAGAAGCGCTCGACGATCTGCGCGGCGATTTCGCGCGAGCGCGCAGTGGCGGCCTCGACCGCGCTGATAAGCGTCGAGCGCAGGCCGTGCCTCTCCAGTTCGTGCAGGCCCGCGATGGTGGTGCCGCCGGGCGTTACCACTTCATCGCGCAACGCTGCGGGGTGGCGCTTGGAATCACGCACCATCTTGGCCGCGCCCAGCACGGTCTGCTCGGCCAGCTTGCGCGCGACGTCGTGCGGCAGGCCGGCCTTCTTGCCGCCGTCGATCAGCGCTTCGATCACCAGATAGATGTACGCCGGACCGCTGCCCGACAGGCCCGTTACCGCGTCGAGGTGCGCTTCGTCCACGCTGACCACTGCG
The DNA window shown above is from Acidobacteriota bacterium and carries:
- a CDS encoding xanthine dehydrogenase family protein molybdopterin-binding subunit — translated: MSQFTKIPQQVQDAMEKLDAGTSRRDFLKGSGMFVVSLSAGAISAAGLLSPEAAGQTGAAAVAQAAGPYRDPDFKQLDSWIVIHEDSTATFYVGKTDGGQGTGTAFRQIMSEELDIAFNKTNLIMGITDKTVDQGGSGGSDAIETDGWPMRRVAAEARRVLLELAAAKFGTPVAQLAVSEGVIRVKTDPAKTVSYGELVGGKRFNMTLTGNNINATTGVAKLKSVQEHKIVGTSPQRYEIPGKVDGSLKWAVDAKAPGMVHARNVRPAFAGAKLISIDESSVSGIPGFIKVVSKGNYVAVICEREEQAIKASRQLKVNWEKPATASFPTSENLFTYMRAAKPTSVVQSREGQGQAVEGDLEAALKSAAKVVEAAYDFPFQGHTALGPAHAMADPSDGQMTIWSNDMKAYGLRIGVADFLGMPRDRVRVIWQEGPQLYGRTAADDAGFEAAYLAKEIGRPVRMQWMRHEETGWDAKGPAFTFNFRGGLDAQGNVVALEYKARTMDYAHIGYNEPDTVLIAQLMGRRPKQTPPGGAANPSEMYAIPNRRRTSEVVSMPLVWESPLRIGNLRDPNGPQITFAAESFFDELAAAAKADPLEFRLRHLMASAEDDEEFTRARSIAVVKAAAAAYGWEPRSAPRPVGTGKILAGRGFSYCFRGSTVVAEIADVEVNRETGHVWVKRLVCAHDCGLVINPEGLRRVIEGNLLYGLSRVLHEEVQFDTEKVTSVDWVTHPTLRHSDTPARIDVVLVNGDPNPNRPDLAPYGAGEAACKPTGAAVANAVFDATGVRIRRAPLRDKRVLEALKAARV
- a CDS encoding (2Fe-2S)-binding protein — translated: MSNVILKVNGKSHTVDIDPATPLLYILRNDLGLQGPHFGCGLGQCGACTVIINGVAVRSCVTPVSSVKAEITTLEGLAQNNKLHPVQQAWIEEQVPQCGFCQNGQIMTAKALLDKNPNPTDAQIREGMDKTLCRCMTYFRIQAAIKRAAKVISAGVEVAGKEVSA